One Spirochaetaceae bacterium genomic region harbors:
- a CDS encoding putative toxin-antitoxin system toxin component, PIN family has protein sequence MLDTNVLVSGFLSPHGPPGAILRSVLAGSVTLCFDERILAEYREVLTRGSLALDGERVDAVLEFIEANGESVLAEAFGVELPDAADTTFVEVARAAGADCVVTGNRRHFPAERVGDLRVLIPRELVDEHGRSRERPASH, from the coding sequence CGAACGTCCTGGTGTCCGGCTTCCTCTCTCCGCACGGTCCCCCGGGCGCGATTCTGCGATCCGTTCTGGCCGGCAGCGTCACGCTCTGCTTCGACGAGCGCATCCTCGCCGAGTACCGGGAGGTCCTGACGCGTGGGAGCCTGGCGTTGGACGGTGAGCGGGTGGACGCCGTGCTGGAGTTCATCGAAGCGAACGGAGAGTCCGTGTTGGCGGAGGCGTTCGGAGTGGAACTGCCCGATGCCGCCGACACGACGTTCGTCGAGGTGGCGAGGGCGGCCGGAGCCGATTGCGTGGTGACCGGCAACCGCAGGCACTTCCCGGCTGAGCGGGTAGGGGATCTGCGGGTGCTCATCCCCAGGGAACTCGTCGATGAGCATGGACGAAGCCGTGAGCGGCCGGCCTCCCACTGA